A portion of the Oncorhynchus gorbuscha isolate QuinsamMale2020 ecotype Even-year linkage group LG19, OgorEven_v1.0, whole genome shotgun sequence genome contains these proteins:
- the foxn1 gene encoding LOW QUALITY PROTEIN: forkhead box protein N1 (The sequence of the model RefSeq protein was modified relative to this genomic sequence to represent the inferred CDS: deleted 2 bases in 1 codon) → MVTQSQRSNLGSVSADRFHPYRRQFSNGGVATGWLAPGPPGPPGPPGSHPFISRGEVESPDGFTDTSPSEEQTCWDRYNGSFQASRQMQGSQHSYPEPLAAPKEPSCFLSQGHASNSPLAPLQQFSPGVYSTSGKSKSSHYSLQCLSTPTHQDSSMQSLFPKPIYSYSILIFMALRNSKTGSLPVSEIYRFMTEHFPYFKTAPDGWKNSVRHNLSLNKCFEKVENKIGNSSRKGCLWALNPAKIEKMQEELHKWRRKDPLTVRKSMARPEDLDRLLGERPGNLKSLPFYHQTPLARSTTNYNPTPSSFTSSQPPEPCRPLQRPLYPHVPLPPTVNQHPRYMSPTTPNPFSFYSPCGQQPPSGIPPNVGTLGSPLAGQTPSNCSATIQAEYKFGPRSMQELQLEGDASSDIDMLNPSLTDLQLHGYLWEELREDSLAPDSLVAISPSSSPSSSQPTHFLLGSSLRSTCPVNQTSELISVGLGKEEEEDEEEMKGGCGGPSDLHINGQYHTAYTGVESLAGYLTSMGNTPIPLL, encoded by the exons ATGGTAACACAGAGTCAAAGGTCAAACTTAGGGTCAGTGTCAGCTGACCGCTTCCACCCCTACCGTCGTCAGTTCAGCAACGGTGGGGTTGCCACGGGTTGGCTGGCCCCTGGTCCCCCTGGTCCCCCTGGTCCCCCGGGGTCTCATCCCTTCATCAGTCGTGGAGAGGTGGAGTCTCCAGATGGCTTCACAGACACATCACCCAGTGAGGAACAGACATGCTGGGATAGATACAACGGGAGTTTCCAGGCTTCCAGACAGATG CAGGGCTCCCAGCACTCTTACCCAGAACCACTGGCTGCACCCAAGGAACCTTCCTGCTTCCTGTCCCAAGGCCATGCCTCCAACAGCCCCCTAGCCCCACTGCAGCAG TTCTCACCAGGTGTGTATTCTACCAGTGGAAAATCCAAAAGTTCTCACTACTCTCTCCAGTGCCTCTCCACTCCAACCCATCAGGACAGTAGCATGCAGTCCCTCTTCCCCAAACCCATCTACTCATACAG CATTCTGATCTTCATGGCTCTGAGGAACAGTAAGACAGGGAGTCTCCCGGTTAGTGAGATCTACAGGTTCATGACTGAACACTTCCCCTACTTCAAG ACGGCTCCAGATGGATGGAAGAACTCAGTCCGCCACAATCTGTCTCTGAATAAGTGCTTTGAGAAGGTGGAGAATAAGATTGGCAACTCTTCCCGTAAGGGCTGCCTGTGGGCCCTCAACCCAGCCAAGATAGAGAAGATGCAGGAGGAGCTACACAAGTGGCGCCGCAAAGACCCCCTCACGGTCCGCAAGAGCATGGCCAGGCCAG AGGACCTGGATCGCCTGTTGGGGGAAAGACCAGGGAATCTGAAATCTTTACCTTTTTACCACCAGACCCCACTGGCAAGATCCACCACAAACTACAACCCTACTCCTTCCTCCTTCACTTCATCCCAGCCTCCAGAGCCCTGTCGTCCTCTCCAACGTCCCCTCTACCCCCACGTCCCCCTTCCACCC ACAGTCAACCAGCACCCCCGCTACATGTCCCCCACCACCCCCAACCCCTTCTCCTTCTACTCCCCCTGCGGACAGCAGCCTCCATCAGGTATCCCTCCCAATGTGGGTACCTTGGGTTCCCCTTTGGCGGGGCAGACACCCTCCAACTGTAGCGCCACCATACAGGCAGAGTATAAATTTGGGCCCAGGAGCATGCAGGAGCTACAGCTAGAGGGAGATGCTAGTAGCGATATCGACATGCTCAACCCCAGCTTGACTGACTTGCAGCTCCACG GTTACTTGTGGGAGGAGCTGAGAGAGGACAGCCTGGCTCCTGATTCGCTGGTAGCAATCAGTCCCTCCTCGTCCCCCTCATCTTCCCAGCCAACACACTTCCTCCTGGGGTCAAGTCTGAGGAGCACCTGTCCTGTCAACCAGACATCAGAGTTGATCTCTGTCGGGctggggaaggaggaggaagaagatgaggaggagatgaagggaggatgtggaggtccaTCAGACCTACATATTAATGGACAGTACCACACAGCCTACACAGGTGTGGAGAGTTTAGCTGGTTACCTCACTTCCATGGGGAACACCCCCATACCTTTGCTTTGA